TTTTTTTAGTCTTTTCTGCCTCTACTTTTGTTGTGATTCTAGTTCATGTGTGGGTAACTAGTAATGTAATCACTATTAAAGGAAATGTGGATTAGCGCATAAAAAGGAATGCTGTTCCcttagaaaaagaaagaaaatgttGCTAACATGTTCATACAGTTTTGAGACTTTGAGTATAATTTGACACAACGTCTTAGATATAAAAAGTTTCATGTTCAAGATGGTCTGAATCAGGACTAATACCTTTTTTGTGTGTGAGATGCAGAATCTGGGAATCCTGACCGGAAAACAATTATACCTCCGGTGACAGGAACTGTATGGGAAGCGTGTCTTGCTCTTAAAAAGGTGCCTACGACCAACTGTATCGCTATAGGGCGAGCTATGACCGAGATATGTGTCTGTCTAAAGgatgtcctccgggagatgaaagaACTCCCGATTGGTGATAACACAGCTGAAAAATCTTCCAGTGGAGAAGCTGACATGACCTTATCGGATAATGATGAATCGTCGTCTGATATTGAGGTAGATGACGACTTCACAGAGGAGGAGATTGCTGTTGCCAAGTTGATTATCACCGTGACATCAGACTCTCTTGCTGCGGTGAAAGAAACAATTCGTTTCATAACTGGCTTGCTTAAGAGCTCTGGCAACCAAAGAGGTGCTAATGAGGATAAGGTTGAGTCAatggaaaatctgctcagctgctGCAATGACATTGCTGACCAGGTGAACGAGCTTGGAGCCTGCGTTTACACACAAGACCCGTCTGAAATGAAGTCCGCCATAAAAAGACTGTACAATGGCATCAAGGGGATGTGCAAGGAAATAGGAGACCTCGGTGGCTTGCCTGAGAACGCCTTTGCAGCATTTGGAAGGTTTGAGAAGTCACTGGGAGATCTCGAGGAAGAGATAGCAAAGGATGTAGCGGATGAGATGAAAAATCTTACCATCAGCCAATCCTGATAGCCGAAGCAGGTGCTTCATTGCAATGTTATGATATGTCTTCTAGTTCTTAGCAATGCTGTAATGTATCTTCTAGCTCGAGTTATGAAGCTTTTGTTGGTCAACAAAATGAGGAGTGTGTAGTTCTTTCCATTGAGAAAAAAAGGAATGGTTAGCGCTTAGTTTGGTCTTGCGATCTCGGGTGTATTAAGGCAGTACAGTAACTTGGTGTAATATGCAAGATTGATGCAAGATAAATCTGGGTGCTAAGATTAAGTTGATTAGTTACCCGTTGAATCCTGTCCTGTTCTGAAGTAGCTAAGAATGTCAGACATATATAATATGTCTTGTTTGTAGAATGCTCAAATCTTCTTTTCTTGCTAAAAAAACAATGTATTGTGCTTATTCTTTGGTGTGTTGAGGCAGCATAATCTGTAGTTGTAAATGTGTACAATATTGGTGCTAGATGCACATGGGTGCTCCACCCTGCATCTCTGTATTTTGATGGGTAAAGTTGGCAAGACTGAAAGGTTATCCAACTAGTACAATGTTTTCTGCTTCAGATTTGTTGGAATGCTCAAATCCATTTTTCTTTTTTAAATAAAACAATGTGTGCTTATTCTTCTTAGTATGTTGAGGCAGCTCTATCAGTGGTTGTAAATGTGTAGTACAAGATTGGTGCTAGATGCACATGGGTGCTCCATCCTGCAACTCTACATTTCGAGGGCTAGGTTGGCAAGGCTGAAAGTTTTCGTTTCATTTGTAGTTGGTAGTTGGCTAAGTTCTCTGTATTTGGTGCTAGTTATCAATGTTTTAGGTTTTAAATTTTGTTTATATACAGATCAGGGCTTTTGCCAATGTTCTCTGCTACAGATTGGTTGGTTGCATTGCTACTGCACTGAAGTGCGATTAACAACATGACTTGGACAGTTTTGTCTAAGCTTGAGCTCAAAATTCAGTTTGTTAAGACTGTTTTCATTGTAGCTGGGATGGTCTGGAGTGGAGACTTGCCTGGTGTAGAAACACTGAAGGAGATCATTGCTGCGTATTTCAACGTCCTGCAGGGTTTCCTTTTGGCTTGCCACGGAAGCACGGATGGTGCTGGTCCTACTCTTCGCAAGTATATCACTACTTCTGTGAAGGGCGTGGTGGATTCCAGCTTCTCGTTGTTCAAGCTTGCTGTTTCTGCCTACGGTATGTAACATCCAGCATCCTGTGAAGCAATTTTGTTGATGAAAAATAACTCACATGATAGAAATTCCTGGTCTATTTTTCATACAGATATAATAAAAAGGATTAGCTTACATATTTATCAGTCTTTTTTGCCTCTACTTTTGTTGTGATTCTAGTTCATGAGTGGGTAACTAGTATTGTAATCATTAGTAAAGGACATGTGAAATAGCGGATAAAAGAAAATATCACTCCATTAGAAAAATGGAAGAGAATGTTGCTAACATGTTCAGACAGTTTTTAGACTTTGAGTATATTTCAGATAACATTTTAAATCCATATTTTTTTCATGTTTAAGATGGTTAGAATCAGGGCTGATACTTTCTTCATGTGAAATGCAGAATCTGGGAATCCTAACCGGAAAAATACTATACCTCCGGTTACATGAACTGTATGGGAAGCGTGTCTTGCTCTTAAAAAGGTGCCTACAACCAACTGTATCGCTATAGAGCGAGCTATGACTGAGATATGCGTCTGTCTAAAGGatatcctccgggagatgaaagaGCTCCCGCTTGGTGATAGCACAGCTGAAAAATCTTCCAATGGAGAAGCTGACATGACCTTATCGGATAACGATGAATCATCGTCTGGTATTGAGGTAGATGAcgacttcaccgaggaggagATTGCTATTGCCAAGTTGATTATCACCGTGACATTAGACTCCCTCATTGCGGTGAAAGAAACAATTCGTTTCATAACAGGCTTGCTTAAGAGCTCTGGCAACAAAAGAGGTGCTAATGAGGATAAAGTCGAGTCAATGGAAAATCTGCTTAGATGCTGCAGTGACATTGCTGACCAAGTGAACGAGTTTGGAGCCTGTATGTATACACAAGATCCATCTGAGATGCAGTCCTCCATCGAAAGACTATAGTGGCATCAACCAGATGTGCAAGGAAATAGGAGACCTCGGTGGCTCGCCTGAGAACACCTTTGCAGCATTTGGAGGGCTTCAGAAGTCGCTGGGAGTTCTTGAGGAAGAGATTGCAAAGGATGTGGCGAACGAAATGACAAATCTTGCCATCAGCCTATCCTTATTGCTGAAGAAGACTCTTGATTACAATGTTATGCTATGTCTTCTGGTTCGTAGCAATGTTCAAATGTATCTTCTAGTCCGAGTTATGAAGCTTTTGTTGGTCAAACCGGATGACGAGTGACTAGTACTTTTCCACTGAGAAGTAAAAGGAATGCTTAGTGCTTAGTTTGTATTGCAAATTCTGGTGTACCAAAGGCAGTATAGTAACTTGTTGTAATATACAAGATTGATGCAAGATAAATCTGGTTGGTTTAGTATTTAAGACTACTGCTAGTAGATGAAGTTGGTTAGTTATCTGATGAATCCAGTCCTGTTTTCTGAATTAACAACCTCCTTTTCTTGTTTGAACAAGTGCTTTGTGCTTATTCTTGGTGCGTTGAGGCAGCATCATGAGTAGAATAAATAAATGTTTACAGGATTGGTGCTAAATGGATATGGGTGCTGCACCCTGCATCTCTGTGTTTGGATGGTTTAGGTTGGCAAGACTGGAAGGTTTTCGGTTTCTTTTGTACTAGGCTCGTGAAATTTGGTGCTAAAAGGCCGTGGTTGTCAAATTTGTTTCGTTTTAAGTTTTGTACTAAAAGGCCGTGGTTGTCAAATTTGTTTCGTTTTAAGTTTTGTACTAGCGAGCTGCCATTGTTCTCTGCTAAAGATTAGTTGGCTGCTTTGCGACTGTACTTTGTCCAAGCTTAGGACTCAAATTTCAGTTTTGGATTTGTTGGGGTCCTTCCTATTAGGAAGAACACCCTAAAAAAATTAGCGTATGCTGCTGATTGTGGCGTGCACACGGTATTCTTTAGTAAAAGGCGAAAGAATAGTTCGCTCTGTGCTCACTACGCAGCTCCGTGCTCCTTCCCAGCAAATCATCTTTAGCAAATCCGCGAGGTGGTACTAATCGTCGATCAATCGTCTACTCTGGCGCTGCTGCAGTTGGGGTGGGCTGTTGTTACCTTGCCCAGGCCTCGGCCCAAGGATCCAGGGATGCGTTGTGAATGTTTGGCCCGAGAAATAGTTCGAGGGCCTCGCGCTGGCTGCTGGCACTAACCGGTCGGTGGTCACCGCGGCAGCGCGTCCCCATACCGAGGTGGGCGCCGTCGTGGACGCGCGCGCGTGCCGAAGCTGCTTTGCACGCCAAGCTCGGCCGCGTATAACTAAAGCTGCGGGCGGCGGTGCGCACGCCGTCCGTCGTGCGGCAGGCGAATGTGACCACTTGCCGGAAGAGCGGCGACGGCGCGGAGGCCGGGCTCGTTCTACGGCCGATGCCGCGACACGCACGTACCCGCACGCAAAGGCACCCGCCCAGGAAAGCCGCTCCGGCGCCCACCCGCCGCCGCGAGCACGCGCGTGCGGCCTAGTACGTCGCGCGCGAACATGCGCCCGCCGCTCCCGTGTCGTGCGGCGGGCAGGCAAGCGTGTCGGGACCTGGTCACCCGCTGTACGTCGTTGACGACGCCGGACGGGAAGGAGTTGAGTGCCCAATGATTGAGCATATTAAACACCCCGCGATCCCCGCTTTCCGGCGAGTGACCGGAGCAGCGTACCACCTTTTCCCTTCCTCTCTCGGACTCGTGGTGGCGCGTCGTCGGCTCCGATCGACTATGCCGGCCTACTGGTTATTCCATTGATCTCCACCACGCTCCATGCACGCACGCGCGACCCGGCTACCTCGCTTTAatcgctttgcttggaagagaatgCATTCAGCAAAAGGCCAGCTTCTTTCATAGAAAAAGCTACAATCGTATAGCTGCATGCGTAGCATGCGCTGCATGTTACGTGCATGCATGAAGCATGACCATGCAGCGTGCACGAGACCCTACCTTCCTG
This Lolium perenne isolate Kyuss_39 chromosome 1, Kyuss_2.0, whole genome shotgun sequence DNA region includes the following protein-coding sequences:
- the LOC127327487 gene encoding uncharacterized protein — encoded protein: MSKKGGKKAAKGGGELSRFLQPHLQTITDTIQMMSVAAPAGLERTVWSEVVALGDVVSRQATVAGMVWSGELPGVEALKENIAAYFNVLQGFLLACHGSTVGAGPTLHKYITTSARGVVDSSFSLFKLAVSAYESGNPDRKTIIPPVTGTVWEACLALKKVPTTNCIAIGRAMTEICVCLKDVLREMKELPIGDNTAEKSSSGEADMTLSDNDESSSDIEVDDDFTEEEIAVAKLIITVTSDSLAAVKETIRFITGLLKSSGNQRGANEDKVESMENLLSCCNDIADQVNELGACVYTQDPSEMKSAIKRLYNGIKGMCKEIGDLGGLPENAFAAFGRFEKSLGDLEEEIAKDVADEMKNLTISQS